A region of Vicinamibacterales bacterium DNA encodes the following proteins:
- a CDS encoding 3D domain-containing protein, producing MRISHSLWRKLVVTLFAAGGFVLVYQATILDSKYAARQALLREDKADPGPGTRLRFTASAYCTGDVTASGLAPRTGIAAADPDVLPTGSIIQISKLGAPYDGIYTIMDTGPVVRGRTLDIYTRNCSEATRFGRRAVQVFVLRLGWNPSASGPSLLDTLLPWRDKSKAKQAAPASRRPSPSTDLPQFPQR from the coding sequence ATGCGCATCTCCCATTCCCTCTGGCGCAAGCTGGTGGTCACGCTGTTCGCGGCGGGCGGATTCGTCCTGGTCTACCAGGCGACGATCCTCGACTCGAAGTACGCGGCCCGGCAGGCGCTGCTTCGGGAAGACAAGGCCGACCCCGGGCCGGGCACCCGCCTGCGTTTCACCGCCAGCGCCTACTGCACCGGGGACGTGACGGCGTCGGGCCTGGCCCCGCGCACTGGCATCGCGGCCGCCGACCCTGACGTCCTGCCGACCGGTTCGATCATCCAGATCTCGAAGCTTGGCGCCCCGTACGACGGCATCTACACCATCATGGACACCGGGCCTGTCGTCCGCGGCCGGACACTCGACATCTACACGCGCAACTGCAGCGAGGCCACGCGATTCGGCCGCCGCGCGGTCCAGGTGTTCGTCCTGCGTCTGGGTTGGAACCCGTCGGCATCGGGCCCGAGCCTGCTCGACACGCTGCTACCCTGGCGCGACAAGTCGAAGGCGAAACAGGCTGCGCCGGCCTCCCGCCGGCCGTCGCCATCGACCGACCTGCCGCAGTTCCCCCAGCGCTAG
- a CDS encoding class I SAM-dependent methyltransferase, with the protein MDVQSRLYAERLVRAQTARWKQWLDVQAPYRWNLRRLDPGFTLDIGCGIGRNLIHLGGNGVGIDVNEHCLRVARDRGFVVFTPDEFERSVDYHAPGRFDSLLLAHVAEHLGVDETVSLLARYAGLVRDNGQVILITPQEAGQASDPTHVEFVDFGKLARIAACVGCRPDRSFSFPLPRWAGRFFAHNEFVVVSTKPAASADGPRTAAN; encoded by the coding sequence ATGGACGTTCAGAGCAGGTTGTACGCTGAACGGCTGGTGCGTGCCCAGACCGCGAGATGGAAGCAGTGGCTGGATGTCCAGGCGCCCTACCGCTGGAACCTCCGGCGACTCGACCCGGGCTTCACCCTCGATATCGGTTGCGGCATCGGCCGTAACCTCATCCACCTTGGCGGAAACGGGGTGGGCATCGACGTCAACGAGCACTGTCTGCGCGTCGCCCGCGATCGGGGGTTCGTGGTCTTCACGCCGGACGAGTTCGAGCGCTCCGTCGATTACCACGCACCCGGACGTTTCGATTCTCTCCTGCTGGCCCACGTGGCGGAACACCTGGGAGTGGACGAGACCGTCTCGCTACTCGCCCGCTACGCCGGTCTCGTCCGAGACAACGGCCAGGTCATCCTGATCACCCCGCAAGAAGCCGGGCAGGCGAGCGATCCCACACACGTGGAGTTCGTGGACTTCGGGAAACTCGCTCGTATTGCGGCATGCGTGGGCTGCCGACCGGACCGGTCGTTCTCCTTTCCGCTTCCGCGATGGGCCGGCAGGTTCTTCGCCCACAACGAATTCGTCGTGGTGAGCACGAAGCCGGCCGCGTCGGCAGACGGCCCACGAACCGCGGCGAATTGA
- a CDS encoding DUF2062 domain-containing protein, translating into MIAITRALLRKWTEALLHIHDTPRRTAAAFAVGVFFGFSPFLGLHTVLALGVAFVFNLNRVAVLIGVYSNLPWIIAAWYAVTTAAGAWLLGTKLPEGFGDGVRHLFELSLFQADFWSQLAHQMRPLFWPYFVGSLLGAALLSIVAYWLTRGFIEARYKHMQEARLRTKH; encoded by the coding sequence ATGATTGCCATCACGCGCGCCCTCCTCCGCAAGTGGACCGAGGCGCTGCTGCACATACACGATACGCCGCGGCGCACGGCGGCGGCCTTCGCCGTCGGCGTGTTCTTCGGGTTCTCACCGTTCCTGGGGCTGCACACGGTCCTGGCGCTCGGCGTGGCGTTCGTCTTCAACCTGAACCGCGTGGCGGTCCTGATTGGCGTGTACTCGAACCTGCCGTGGATCATCGCCGCGTGGTACGCGGTGACAACCGCCGCGGGGGCGTGGCTGCTGGGCACGAAGCTGCCGGAGGGGTTTGGCGACGGCGTTCGCCACCTGTTCGAGCTGTCGTTGTTCCAGGCGGATTTCTGGAGCCAGCTGGCGCACCAGATGCGCCCGCTGTTCTGGCCGTACTTCGTCGGATCGCTCCTCGGCGCGGCGCTCCTGTCCATCGTCGCGTACTGGCTGACTCGCGGGTTCATCGAGGCGCGGTACAAGCACATGCAGGAGGCACGGCTCAGGACGAAGCACTGA
- a CDS encoding ABC transporter ATP-binding protein yields MSIQEEEVLGKSYDARLMRRLLGYLRPYRPQVAGALAAIIGGAALQLGQPYLLKVAIDRYIAQHDLAGLNLIAVGFLGILVGSFVLEYIQTYVLQYVGQRIMYDMRMQIYGHLQRVDVQYYDRNPVGRLMTRVTTDVDVLNDLFASGVITVFGDVFALAGIMGALLVMNWRLALVTFSVLPIIVFITQWFRRNVRESYRTVRTWIAKINAFLQENISGMSTVQLFRREAENFRRFDAIDRGHRDANIESVFYYAVFYPAIEVTSSIAIALIIWYGGGLVIASALTLGSLVAFIQYSQRFFRPISDISEKFNLLQSAMASSERIFKLLDTEVKIRDGEVQAAGRAPVGHLVFDHVWFAYNGEEYVLRDVSFEVRPGQRVGVVGATGAGKSTLINLLMRFYDVSRGRILIDGVDIREMRIADVRSRFGLVLQDVQLFSGTIASNIRLGSADISDDDVRRAAAAVHADAFIDRLPAGLSSPVGERGASLSVGQKQLLSFARALAFNPRVLILDEATSSVDTETELLIRDALTVLMAGRTTIAVAHRLSTIQDMDAILVFHKGELREAGAHQQLLATRGIYYRLYQLRYKDQEARVG; encoded by the coding sequence ATGTCCATCCAGGAAGAGGAAGTTCTCGGCAAGTCCTATGACGCCCGGCTGATGCGGCGGCTGCTGGGATACCTGCGTCCTTATCGGCCGCAGGTGGCGGGCGCGCTGGCGGCCATCATCGGGGGCGCCGCGCTCCAACTCGGGCAGCCCTACCTGTTGAAGGTCGCGATCGACCGGTACATTGCGCAACACGACCTGGCCGGTCTGAACCTGATCGCGGTCGGCTTCCTGGGCATCCTCGTCGGCTCGTTCGTGCTGGAGTACATCCAGACGTACGTCCTGCAGTACGTCGGACAGCGGATCATGTACGACATGCGAATGCAGATCTACGGGCACCTGCAGCGCGTGGACGTCCAGTACTACGACCGCAACCCGGTCGGCCGGCTCATGACTCGGGTGACGACCGACGTGGACGTGCTGAACGACCTGTTCGCGTCCGGCGTCATCACCGTATTCGGCGACGTGTTCGCACTGGCCGGGATCATGGGCGCCCTGCTGGTCATGAACTGGCGGCTCGCGCTCGTGACCTTCTCCGTTCTCCCGATCATCGTCTTCATCACGCAGTGGTTCCGCCGCAACGTCCGGGAGTCGTACCGGACGGTGCGGACGTGGATCGCGAAGATCAACGCCTTCCTGCAGGAGAACATCAGCGGGATGTCGACGGTGCAGCTCTTCCGCCGCGAGGCCGAGAACTTCCGCCGCTTCGACGCGATCGACCGGGGCCACCGCGACGCCAACATCGAATCGGTCTTCTACTACGCCGTCTTCTATCCGGCCATCGAGGTGACGAGCTCGATCGCGATTGCGCTCATCATCTGGTACGGCGGCGGGCTCGTGATCGCGAGTGCGTTGACGCTGGGCTCGCTGGTGGCCTTCATTCAGTACTCGCAGCGGTTCTTCCGCCCGATCAGCGACATCTCGGAGAAGTTCAACCTGCTCCAGTCGGCGATGGCCTCGTCCGAGCGGATCTTCAAGCTGCTCGACACGGAGGTGAAGATCCGGGATGGAGAGGTTCAGGCCGCCGGGCGTGCCCCGGTGGGCCACCTCGTCTTCGACCACGTCTGGTTCGCCTACAACGGCGAGGAGTACGTCCTGCGCGACGTGTCGTTCGAGGTGCGGCCGGGACAGCGCGTCGGCGTGGTGGGGGCGACCGGGGCCGGCAAGTCCACGCTCATCAACCTGCTCATGCGGTTCTACGACGTGAGCCGTGGCCGCATCCTGATCGACGGCGTGGACATCCGGGAGATGCGAATCGCCGATGTCCGGTCGCGGTTCGGTCTCGTGCTCCAGGACGTTCAGTTGTTCTCGGGCACCATCGCCAGCAACATCAGGCTGGGTTCGGCCGACATCTCCGACGACGACGTGCGGCGCGCGGCGGCGGCGGTGCACGCGGACGCATTCATCGATCGGCTGCCCGCCGGGCTGTCGAGCCCGGTGGGCGAGCGCGGGGCGAGCCTGTCGGTCGGCCAGAAGCAACTGCTGTCGTTCGCCCGCGCCCTCGCATTCAACCCGCGCGTGCTGATTCTCGACGAGGCGACGTCGAGCGTCGATACCGAGACCGAGCTCCTGATCCGGGACGCCCTGACGGTCCTCATGGCGGGCCGGACGACAATCGCCGTCGCCCACCGGCTCTCCACCATCCAGGACATGGACGCCATCCTGGTGTTCCACAAGGGCGAACTCCGCGAGGCGGGTGCCCATCAGCAACTTCTGGCCACGCGCGGCATCTACTACCGCCTGTATCAGCTGCGGTACAAAGACCAGGAAGCGCGGGTCGGCTAG
- a CDS encoding glycosyltransferase family 2 protein, whose translation MPTSADRSLPAATPLVSAIVVNWNGGEMLLDALASLFAQTWPALEVVLVDNGSTDASVDHAIDRFGDRLVVVRNAGNLGFAAGNNAGFRVATGEWIFLLNSDAICDADVIAELMAFAAERPDVGQLACRVVRADQPIFFDSVGLLVYPDGVCRSRGWDEKDQGQYDRAEEVLAPHGCACALRKAMLDQIGDFDEDFFCYLEDLDLGVRGQLAGWKCWYVPTARVRHKKSATAGNYSVFKAFHVERNRIYCLWKWMPRFLVLASPLFTMNRYAMQAYAAYTHQGLSSQFVKEYSVMRLFVLLIQARLAALWRLPTMLRRRRHIRNTRSISVAEWYGLISRHKLDAIELALKY comes from the coding sequence ATGCCCACGTCGGCCGACCGCTCACTCCCTGCGGCAACCCCACTCGTCAGCGCCATCGTCGTCAACTGGAACGGCGGGGAGATGCTCCTCGACGCACTCGCCTCCCTCTTCGCCCAGACGTGGCCGGCACTCGAGGTCGTCCTCGTGGACAATGGATCGACCGACGCGTCGGTCGATCACGCGATCGACCGATTCGGTGACCGCCTGGTGGTCGTGAGGAACGCCGGGAATCTCGGGTTCGCCGCCGGCAACAACGCGGGCTTCCGCGTGGCAACGGGCGAGTGGATCTTCCTGCTGAATTCAGACGCCATCTGCGACGCCGATGTCATCGCGGAGTTGATGGCGTTCGCCGCGGAAAGACCGGATGTCGGCCAGCTCGCGTGTCGGGTCGTACGGGCGGACCAGCCGATCTTCTTCGACTCGGTGGGGCTGCTGGTCTATCCGGATGGCGTCTGCCGGTCGAGAGGATGGGACGAGAAGGACCAGGGACAATACGATCGCGCCGAAGAGGTGCTGGCCCCTCACGGGTGCGCGTGTGCGCTTCGAAAGGCCATGCTCGACCAAATCGGGGACTTCGACGAGGACTTCTTCTGCTACCTCGAGGACCTCGATCTCGGCGTGCGGGGACAGCTCGCGGGATGGAAGTGCTGGTACGTCCCGACCGCGCGGGTGCGGCACAAGAAGTCGGCGACAGCCGGCAACTACTCGGTCTTCAAGGCCTTCCATGTCGAGCGCAACCGCATCTACTGCCTGTGGAAGTGGATGCCGCGCTTTCTCGTCCTGGCATCGCCGCTCTTCACGATGAACCGCTACGCCATGCAGGCGTACGCCGCCTACACGCACCAGGGGCTGTCCTCGCAGTTCGTGAAGGAGTACTCGGTGATGCGGCTCTTCGTCCTGTTGATCCAGGCTCGCCTCGCCGCGCTCTGGCGCCTGCCGACGATGCTCAGGAGGCGGCGACACATCCGCAATACGCGGAGCATCAGCGTCGCCGAGTGGTACGGGTTGATCTCACGGCACAAGCTGGACGCCATCGAGCTGGCGCTGAAGTACTGA
- a CDS encoding carbon starvation protein A has product MHALYLIVPILCILVIAYRFYSGFIAARLLVLDDTRTTPSHTQYDGHNYYPTTRWVLFGHHFAAITGAGPLVGPVLAAQFGYAPGLIWLVTGVVLAGAVHDLIILWASTRRGGRSLAEIAHEEIGTVAGITAGVAVLFIVIIALAGLGLVVVNALSESAWGTFTIGSTIPLALFMGFYMYRFRKGKIAEATVIGVIGLLCAVAFGKPLAASAFGQIFLLSHNQLIVAMAVYGFVASVLPVWMLLAPRDYLSSFMKIGTIALLVFGVMIVNPELHMPAVTRFVAGGGPIIKGPLFPFVFITIACGAISGFHALIGSGTTPKMIDKESDIRPIGYGAMLIEGLVGIVALLAATSLYPGDYFAINVPPAVFASLGIPAVNLHALEQAVGETVTGRTGGAVSLAVGMAQIFSGLPGMKGLMDYWYHFAIMFEALFILTTIDAGTRVARFLVQEFFGRFYKPFARTDWMPGTVISTGLVVLGWGYFIWTGSIGTIWPMFGISNQLLAVIALLIGTTILINLGRARYCWVTVVPLVFLSTTTLTAGWMSVRDNFWPMAVGTDPAMHVQGYLNSVLTVVMMACVIIILVSSVRRWIQVGRGATVRLGSGR; this is encoded by the coding sequence ATGCATGCGCTGTATCTCATCGTTCCCATTCTCTGCATTCTCGTCATCGCCTACCGGTTCTACAGCGGCTTCATCGCGGCGCGCCTGCTCGTGCTGGACGACACTCGCACGACGCCGTCGCACACTCAATACGACGGTCACAACTACTACCCGACGACCCGCTGGGTGCTGTTCGGCCATCACTTCGCAGCCATCACCGGAGCCGGTCCGCTGGTTGGTCCCGTGCTCGCGGCACAATTCGGCTACGCGCCCGGACTCATCTGGCTCGTCACCGGCGTCGTCCTCGCCGGCGCCGTGCACGACCTGATCATCCTCTGGGCGTCCACCCGGCGCGGCGGTCGTTCGCTGGCCGAGATCGCGCACGAGGAGATCGGCACCGTCGCCGGCATCACCGCCGGCGTGGCCGTCCTCTTCATCGTCATCATCGCGCTGGCGGGCCTCGGCCTCGTCGTCGTCAACGCCCTCAGCGAGAGCGCCTGGGGCACCTTCACGATCGGCTCGACCATCCCGCTCGCCCTGTTCATGGGCTTCTACATGTACCGTTTCCGCAAGGGGAAGATCGCGGAAGCGACCGTGATCGGCGTCATCGGCCTGCTGTGCGCCGTGGCCTTCGGCAAACCGCTCGCCGCGTCGGCCTTCGGGCAGATCTTCCTCCTCTCGCACAATCAACTCATCGTCGCGATGGCCGTCTACGGCTTCGTCGCCTCCGTGTTGCCGGTCTGGATGCTGCTCGCGCCCCGCGACTACCTGAGCTCGTTCATGAAGATCGGCACCATCGCGCTGCTGGTCTTTGGCGTGATGATCGTCAACCCGGAACTGCACATGCCGGCCGTCACGCGGTTTGTCGCGGGCGGCGGGCCGATCATCAAGGGGCCGCTGTTCCCCTTCGTCTTCATCACGATTGCCTGCGGCGCCATCTCGGGATTCCACGCCCTCATCGGCTCGGGGACCACGCCGAAGATGATCGACAAGGAATCCGACATCCGGCCGATCGGCTACGGCGCCATGCTCATCGAGGGCCTCGTGGGGATCGTGGCGCTGCTGGCCGCCACGTCGCTCTATCCCGGCGACTACTTCGCCATCAACGTGCCGCCCGCGGTCTTCGCGTCGCTCGGCATCCCGGCGGTCAACCTCCACGCGCTCGAACAGGCGGTCGGCGAGACCGTCACGGGTCGGACGGGCGGCGCGGTGTCGCTGGCGGTCGGCATGGCCCAGATCTTCAGCGGTCTCCCCGGCATGAAGGGCCTGATGGACTACTGGTACCACTTCGCCATCATGTTCGAGGCGCTCTTCATCCTCACGACCATCGACGCCGGCACGCGGGTGGCCCGCTTCCTCGTGCAGGAGTTCTTCGGCCGCTTCTACAAGCCGTTCGCCCGAACCGACTGGATGCCCGGCACGGTGATCTCCACCGGGCTGGTCGTCCTCGGATGGGGCTACTTCATCTGGACCGGCAGCATCGGCACGATCTGGCCGATGTTTGGCATCAGCAACCAGCTCCTGGCGGTGATCGCCCTCCTCATCGGCACGACCATCCTGATCAATCTCGGCCGTGCGCGCTACTGCTGGGTCACGGTCGTCCCGCTCGTCTTCCTGTCGACGACGACGCTGACCGCCGGATGGATGAGCGTGAGGGACAACTTCTGGCCGATGGCTGTCGGAACCGACCCCGCGATGCACGTGCAGGGCTACCTGAACTCGGTTCTCACGGTCGTCATGATGGCGTGCGTCATCATCATCCTCGTCTCGTCGGTACGCCGGTGGATTCAGGTCGGTCGAGGGGCTACAGTCCGACTGGGCTCCGGCCGATAA
- a CDS encoding ABC transporter ATP-binding protein, with protein MLPAVRRLLPYLLRYRRQFLLGLALVGVTTGVSLVTPWVLKLAIDDLYRGVTRGKLGYYSLLLLSIAVTGATFRFLMRRIIIGVSRNIEYDLRNDFFATLQRFPLLYFQSRRTGDLMSRATNDLNAVRMTVGPAIMYSANTAILFVIAIVMMLSLDARLTLVALIPLPFVSIAVRYFGAAIHRRFERIQAQLSDLSAVTQEALSGVRVVRAYGQERAEMERFGQANREYLERNRRLVRLQGFFYPTMSLFLGLGSLLVLWLGSREVILGRITIGEFVAFNAYLVMLSWPMIAFGWVTNMVQRGMASWKRMLEVFDTEAAIGDPPEDRRVVLSEVKGAIEFRDLTFRYGDRPVLEHVSLLIEPGQTVALVGPTGSGKSTLISLLPRLFDPPPGTVFIDGVDVRDLSLAQLRGVIGFVPQEAFLFSESVADNIAFGVAGSGGADRDRVAWAAGVARLDTDRTEFPHGIDTMVGERGITLSGGQKQRAAIARAVMTDPRILVLDDALSAVDTYTEEEILARLRGVMRQRTSILVSHRISTVRDADLILVLEQGRIIERGHHDDLVRRDGFYAELYRKQLLEEELAAS; from the coding sequence ATGCTTCCGGCAGTCCGACGCCTCCTGCCCTATCTCCTGCGCTACCGGCGTCAGTTCCTGCTCGGTCTCGCCTTGGTCGGCGTCACGACCGGTGTCTCGCTCGTGACGCCCTGGGTGCTCAAGCTCGCGATCGACGATCTCTACCGCGGCGTCACCCGAGGCAAGCTCGGTTACTACTCGCTGCTGCTGCTCTCGATTGCGGTGACCGGCGCGACGTTCCGCTTCCTGATGCGCCGCATCATCATCGGGGTGTCGCGCAACATCGAGTACGACCTCCGCAACGACTTCTTCGCGACCCTCCAACGGTTTCCGCTGCTGTACTTCCAGTCGCGGCGCACGGGCGACCTGATGTCGCGGGCGACCAACGACCTCAATGCGGTCCGGATGACGGTCGGCCCGGCGATCATGTACTCGGCGAACACGGCCATCCTGTTCGTCATCGCCATCGTGATGATGCTCTCCCTCGACGCGCGCCTGACGCTGGTCGCGCTGATCCCGCTGCCGTTCGTGTCCATTGCGGTCCGCTATTTCGGTGCGGCGATCCACCGGCGGTTCGAGCGCATCCAGGCACAGCTCTCGGACCTCAGCGCCGTCACGCAGGAGGCGCTCTCCGGCGTGCGCGTGGTCCGGGCGTACGGCCAGGAGCGTGCGGAGATGGAACGCTTCGGCCAGGCGAACCGCGAGTACCTCGAGCGCAACCGGCGGCTCGTCCGGCTCCAGGGGTTCTTCTATCCGACGATGTCGCTGTTCCTCGGCCTGGGATCCCTGCTGGTGCTGTGGCTGGGGAGCCGGGAGGTCATCCTCGGCCGCATCACGATCGGCGAGTTCGTCGCGTTCAACGCGTACCTCGTGATGCTGTCGTGGCCGATGATCGCGTTCGGCTGGGTCACCAACATGGTGCAGCGCGGGATGGCCTCATGGAAGCGGATGCTGGAGGTCTTCGACACCGAGGCGGCGATCGGCGATCCGCCCGAGGACCGCCGTGTGGTGCTGTCGGAGGTGAAAGGCGCCATCGAGTTCCGCGACCTGACGTTCCGCTACGGGGACCGGCCGGTCCTCGAACACGTCTCGCTGCTCATCGAGCCGGGCCAGACGGTCGCACTGGTTGGTCCGACCGGCTCTGGAAAGTCGACGTTGATCAGCCTGCTGCCCCGGCTGTTCGATCCGCCGCCGGGCACGGTGTTCATCGACGGCGTCGATGTCCGAGACCTGTCGCTGGCGCAGCTTCGCGGAGTGATCGGCTTCGTGCCCCAGGAGGCCTTCCTGTTCTCCGAGTCGGTGGCCGACAACATCGCGTTTGGCGTGGCGGGTTCCGGCGGGGCCGACCGCGACCGCGTCGCGTGGGCGGCCGGCGTCGCGCGCCTCGACACGGACCGGACGGAATTCCCGCACGGGATCGACACGATGGTGGGCGAGCGGGGCATCACGTTGTCGGGCGGCCAGAAGCAGCGCGCGGCGATCGCGCGCGCCGTGATGACCGACCCGCGCATCCTGGTGCTCGACGATGCGCTGTCGGCGGTGGACACGTACACCGAGGAGGAAATCCTCGCGAGACTCCGTGGCGTGATGCGGCAGCGCACCTCAATCCTCGTCTCACACCGGATCTCGACCGTGCGGGATGCCGATCTGATTCTCGTGCTCGAGCAGGGCCGCATCATCGAACGCGGGCACCACGACGATCTCGTGCGACGCGACGGATTCTACGCGGAGTTGTACCGGAAGCAGTTGCTCGAAGAGGAACTGGCGGCATCGTGA